In the Hymenobacter sp. APR13 genome, TCGGCATCGCTATACTGATTCAGTTGATAGTGGCCTGCTACATGCCAGAATTCTACAGTCATTAGGCAGGGGGGAAGGAATCGCTTTGTATGAAGATGGAGAGCGTATCTGGAGCAAGGAGGAAACACCTCGGGGCCTTCCTTTTATCAAACAAGGAGAAAGCTTAGAGAGGAACATGCAGACCCTTCAGGTAGTGGAGAAGGGGTTCAACATCCGATTTCGACGGTTCAAGCTCACAGGCGACGACATAGACACAGCGGCGGAACTGAGCTATATCTTGCAGATGAAAACGCGGGTATCCAAGGCGTTTAAAGGGTACGTCGATGCTGTGGTAGAAGATCCTTCTAAACTCCCTGAATCTCAGGACCAGGATGTTGTTGTCCACCAGCAGCTAGATACGACTTATACGCTGCTGGGCTGGAAGCTCCGCATCGAGTACGAGGCAGCGCATGTGCTAAAGCAGGCACGGTATAAGCGAAGAGGCAAGGACAAGACCGCTTACCGCATTACCAGTGCCACTCGTGAATTACATACGCTGTACGGACCTGAGCAAGCCACTAGCGTCGCGGAAGCAGGCAAGCCCGAACCAATTCAGCGCCTAGATAAGATCGAGATGGAGACTTTACATGGTGACGAATCGGAGTAAGCCATGCGTACCTACATTGCCTACTACCGGGTAAGCACGGCCCGCCAGGGCGCCAGTGGCCTCGGCCTGGAATCACAGCAGTACCTGGTGCAATCCTATGTGCCAGCCGGAGGGCGACTGCTGCAGGAGTTCATCGAGGTAGAGTCCGGCAAGAAGAACAACCGGCCCCAGCTCAAGGCCGCACTGGCGGCTGCTAAGCAGCAAGGCGCCACGTTGCTCATCGCCAAGTTGGATCGCCTGAGCCGCAACGCTGGCTTCATCTTCGCGTTGCGTGATTCCGGAGTCGACTTTCTTGCCTGCGACATGCCCGATGCCAATACGCTCACGGTTGGCATCTTTGCCGTGATAGCCCAGCACGAGCGGGAAACCATCAGCAAGCGCACGAAGGACGCGCTGCAGGCGAAGAAGGCGCGGGGCCAACAGCTAGGCAGCCCCCAGAACCTAACGCAGGAAGCCCGGCTGAAAGGGGCTGCCGCTCGCCGGCAGCAGCGCCAGCGCACGCCGCAGAATCAACAGGCAACCAGCCTCGTGGTTCTGCTACGCGCCCAAGGATTGACGTTTCGTCAAATCGCAGCGCATTTAAACGCAGCCATGTTTCGTACAGCCGCCGGAAAAAAATATGCTGCTATGACGGTTCAGCGGCTCTTTCGTTATTCATCAACAATAGCAACAGGTCAGCCCGGTCCTGTTAGTAACCCACTGTAAAACAGATGAATATTTAATCTGGTGAGCGACTGAGTCTAGTATATTAACTTCCTGAACTTCTTGAGGAATTTTAAGAAGCCTAAGAACACTTGATTCTTTAACTTCTTTGACTTGCTAAACATGTTAGACTTCTTTAAGAAGCTAAACATGTCAGACTTCTTTAACTTCCTCAGGAAGCTTGGCAGGTGACAGAAGTCGAGGAAGTTTTAATTCTTTATTATTGCTGTCAGATCAAGCGTGTGCTGCACCATGAAGATTATTGTATTTGCTAACCACAAGGGGGGAGTCGGAAAGACTACGTCTACGCTTAGCGTGGCTCAAACCTTGGCACGTGACGGCTACCGCGTGCTCTTAATTGATTGCGACGCCCAGCGTAATCTTTCCCTTGCCTTCCGCTTGCCGGCAGGCTATCCGGATCTAGGATTGGTTTTAGAGAAAAAAGCTCAGTTGACCGACGTTGTCCTGGCGATAGAGGAACACTTGCACTTAGTGGCCGCTACCCCGGATCTGGACTATCTAGAAAAAATGGTTGGCCAGCAATTAGGCTACGAGAGTATCCTGCGGAAGGGGTTGGCACCTCTGCAGGACCAGTATGACTACTGTCTGATTGATACCCCGCCTTCATTATCTGCCCTTACGTACATGGCGCTGGTAGCTTGTAACGCGGTATTTATTCCGTGTCAACCGGAATACTTTGGGTACGAAGGGCTCAATAAGCTCATGCAAGCCTGCGAGCGGGTGAAAGACCTCTATAACCCCAATCTGACTATAGGAGGTATTTTCTTTACCAAGTACAGTAGCCGCTACCGTAAAAAGCTTCATCATGACATTGTGGCCCTGATTGACTCCAAGTATTCTGAGGCCAAGCTGCTCATGGAAACCACTATTCGTGAAAACGTTTCGCTGGCGGAAGCTCAGATAAAGAAGCAGAGCATCTACCGGTGGGCGCCCGAGAGCAATGGCGCCACTGATTACGAATCGCTTACCCAAGAAATCATTGCCCGAGTATGAGCAAGCAGAGCAAGAAACCAAATTTTGGGGATGACTTGGATGCCTCGGCGCCATCGCTAACGAATGACGCGCTCCTATACGGGGTAAACCGGAGCATCTTACCGCAGGTAGCCCCAACCCCTGCTGCTTCGTCCGAACCGGAAACTACTGCTTCCACTTCGACGGAAGAAGAATGGTTGAAATTCAGCAGCTTTCTGCGACGCAGCACCTACGTTCGCTTAAAGCAAAGTGAGTACTGGGACCGACTGGTGCTGAAGAAAGCAGTTGATTCAGCACTTTGTGCTTTTCTAGACACGATGGAAGGAGCTGATCGGCCGCTGCCAGAAGACGAACAGTATCGACTGAATGGCAAGAAACTCAAATAGTTACAGTATAAAAAAGCATAAAAAGCGCCGCAAAAATTTTCGCTTATTACTTTTTTTTGCTTTTACCGCGACCGTCTTTTCATGCCTACAAAATCGCCCTAAACAAGCTAGCTGATTACCTATACTATATTAGTAATTACAGGAGCCGTAACGGCCTGATTATATGTATCATGGAATGGAATAAGCCTACAAAATCGCCCTTTCATGCCTACAAAATCGACGATTAGCGCCTACAAAATCGCCCTTTGACGCCTACAAAACCGCCTTGCTGCCTTCCTTATGCCTACAAAATCGCCCTTGATCCCGATTGTTGACAAAACGGTTGCCCAGCACAATGCACTCATCAACGCAAGGTTCAGTTTTGTACCTCTGGAAATGCGACTCTTCATCTCTTTACTCACGCGTATCGAGCCCGGGGATGAGCAGTTTCGGGAGCATTTCGTACCGATGGCCGAGATTATCCACGAGCGCACGGGGGGATCTGCGTATGATGAGGTAAAGCAAATGTGCAATAACATTACCTCCCGACGGCTTTATATCGAGAAGCTAATCGACACGCAGCAGGGTACTCGGAAGCGGAGCAAAAAGCCTGACTTCGAATTCATCCCCTTAATGGCGAAGGCCGCTTACGAGAGCGATAGGGGAGGGGTGGTTGCCTCGTTTAACCCCCTGATTATGCCTTATCTACTGCAGTTGCGGGAGAGTGGCAACTTCACCCTCGCGCAACTGGAGCAGCTTAATAAGCTGAAGAGCTTTTACTCCTACCGCATTTACTGGCTGCTGAAAGAGTATGCCACCTTCAAGGAACGTACCATCACAATTGCCCAACTCCGTTTCTTACTAGATCTACAGGAAGGCGAGTACCCACGCTTCAACAATCTACGCACCCGCATTTTGGACAAGGCCCAGACCGAGATGCAACAGACGGATATGCCGTTCACGTACGAGCTGCAGAAACAAGGCAAAGTTGTGTCGGAGGTGAAATTTCTGCTAGCTGCTCCTCATAACGGAGAAGTCATGCCTACAAAATCGCCCTTGGTCGAAGTGCCCGCTTGGGCTCGGACTTTAGCAGAAATTGGCGTCGGGGAAAGAAGCCTGGCAGTAGTCCACCGACAACTGGAAGCCGGCGAGTATGAAGTAGACTACATTGCCTACGTAATACGCATCGTAACCAACCAGTTCCGTAAGGGCAAGATCAAGAAGCCCGCAGGCGCTATCTACAAGGCCTTGATAGAGAAATACCTGTTGGTGGATTATCAGCAAGCGAAAGCTGCCGCTGGAACGAAAAAAAGGCATTGACTCAAGCGCCTTCCGCTGCCGCTGCAGTAACCTACCGTCTAAGTGAGGTGCGAAAAATATATGATAACCCTGGGCCTTACGCCCAACGGCAGAAGCAAGCCGATACTTTCGAGCAACATCTGCAGCAAGTATATCTACGTGACGGCTTCACAATAGAAGATCGAGATGGAGAACAGTGGCTGGTCAAATATGACGAGAAACGGTAACGCATTCTAAAGTGCTACGTTAGCTTGCGCCCGTTAAAATCAAGTTATAGCCGGCTTAATGAATGGCCAGTACAGCATACTGTGATGGAAAGCTACCATCTGGCTGACATGTTTATCTCTTTCCTCCCCAAGGAATGGCCGCTTAGTAGCCATTAGGGCAGAATATCATGCTTCCGAAGTGCCCTGCTTCCATTTACTTTAGCAGGGCTTACGCATCAAATCTAAGGAGCAGTTGCACGGTCGTTTTGGCGGGCGCGGGTTAGTAGTTGGGTCAGGTAGTTATCGCTCCAGCCCGCATTCCGGCGGCGGGTCCGCAGACTGCCAGGCGGGTGCTTCCCCTGCTGCAGGAGATTAAACGCCAGCTTACGCAACACAGCAAAGTTGCGGGTAGCGACCCGGTCGCGACTGCGGGCCTCGTCCTCGCGGAAGACCACGTCCAGCACCCAATGCAGGCTGTTTTCAATCGCCCAATGGCGACGGATAGCCTGAATGAGCACTGCCGGGGCATCTGCGCAGCTGGTCAGGTAGTAGCGCCACTCGGCGCGGGTGCCCGGCTGATGCTGCACCGACCGGATGGTTTCGACTACGATAATCGCTCGCAGGCCTGGCCAGGCGTGTAATCCGGCTAGTTCCTTGCCCAGCGGCAGCACCCAGGCCCGGCGCCGCACCCAGCGGCCGTGACGGCGGTCGAAGGCATCGTAATCGGCGGGATATGCTGCCCAGCTCTCGACACAACAGGCGTGGCAGTAGGCCTTGACGGCACGGTGGTAGCGGCCCTGGTTGCCCTTCAAGGCCAGGATATAATCCGCCTGCTGGGCCAGCAGTTGCCGGGCAATGGCCTGCTGGCAGCCAAGTGCGTCGAGTGTGACAATCGTATTGGTCAGGTGCAGGGTGCGGAGTAACACCGGAATAGCCGTCAGCTCCTGCCCTTTGCCCGTCACGGCTACCTGCCCCAGGCTCAAGCCCTGCTCGGTGGCAAACGCGCTGACGACGTGTAGCGGGCCCTGGGCCCGCCCGCGGTCGAACGAGCGCCGCAGGGTCTTGCCATCGACCGCGACTACCTCGCGCGGTAAGGGCGGGGCGACGGTGGCCATCCACTGGCGGAAACACTGCTCCACCTGCTGCGGGTCAAGCAGCGAGAACACCCGCCGGAAGGTGTCGTGGGAGGGAATGCCGCCGGGCAAGTCTAGAAACGTCGCCAGCCACGACTGCTTCAACTGGCCGTAGTACGCGATGTCTACCCACGTCTCCGCGCCGGCCACCACGGCGCAGACGGCAATAACCAGCATATCAAGCAAGCGGTGCCGGGTGCGGCCTGCGCAACGCGGGTCTGGAAGCGTGGCAAAGGAAGCAAGAAGTTGATTGAGCATGAAGAACTTAACGATGTCTAACGAGACAAAGGTCAGCCCTCACTACAGCGTCTTGATTTTGATGCGTAAGCCCTGAGGTATTCCTGACTACAGTACTGGATGCCGCGGTCACTGTGGTGAATCAAATTCCGTCCTACCCGTTTGCTGATCTGCCGTAGGGCCATCTGCAAGGCGCGACACGCATGTACCGTGGCCAGCGTCTCGGCCACAGCAAAGCCCATGATGCGGCGCGAATAGGCATCGGTCAGCAGCGAGATGTACAGGCAGCCGGCCTGGGTGAACCAATAGGTGATATCGGCTACCCAGACTTGATTAGGCCGCAGCGGGGTCAGCTCCCGGATCAGGTTTGGGTACTTGCGGAAGCGATGGCGGGAAAAGGTTGTCAACGCCTTACGGCGGCGCTTTCTAATCAGCAAGTTATGCGCTGCCAGCAGCGAGAACAGCGCATCCCGGCCCATTTTAATCCCTTGCTGGCGTAAGTTCTGCTCCAGCAGATGGTAGAGCTTACGGCCCCCCATACGGCCGTGCTCCTGGCGCAGCTGCGCGACCTGCTCCAACACATAGTGCTCGCGCTCTTCGCTGCTCCACTGCCGCGTGTGGTGCTGGTAATACGCCTGCCGGCTAAACCCAAGTACGCCACTGATGGGTGTTGTTAAACAAACAGGGGAAAACCTCCGACTCGGATGCCAATTAGCTTGACTGCTAGTGATAAGGTTCAAATGCGCCGTAAGAGTAGCGAGGGATGATAGGATTACACGCTCCTTAACCCAATCGGAAAAGACGAGCGAAAACGAACATTAACACTATCGTTTTGGTCACATACTGGGTAACACACTGTCAAACAGAATACTAATCATGAAAACCAGATAGCTGTGCGCCTGGGTCGGAGGTTTTCCCCTATTTGTTTAACAACACCCAGCAGTACAAAAACGACGAGGACCTGTTCGAGGTCATCAAGCAGCGCGGCACCATCGGCATGGTGCTCTCCGCCATCGACCTGCTGGTGGACCCGCTCAACCTGTTCGGCCTGCCGGCGCAAACCCGGGGCTATTTCAGCCTGACCGTGGCCCTGGTGGTGCTCTTCTGGGTGGGCTACCCCATCCTGCGCAAGACGCTCATGGCCCTGAGCCAGCGGGTCATCAACGCCAACGTGCTGCTCTCGGCTGGGGCCTGGGGCTCGTTCATCATCGGCAGCCTCTCGCTGACGGATGCGCGCTGGCCCAACTTCCTGCCCGTGGCCGCCTGGCTGATGTCGCTGCACCTGTTCTTCGCCTATTTCAAGCTCGACACCCGCAAAAAGGCCTCCGAGGCCGTGCGCAAGCTGCTGAGCCTACAGCCGCCGCGGGCCCGGGTGCTGCGCGGCGACCAGGCCGTGGAAGTGCTCACCAGCGACGTGGCCGTGGGCGAACTCGTGGAGGTGCGCCCCGGCGAGCGGCTGCCGTTGGACGGCGAAGTCGTGTCGGGCCAGGCCAGCGTGGACGAGTCAAGCTTTACCGGTGAGTCGGTGCCGGCCACCAAGGAAGCGGGGTCCAAAGTCATCGGCGGCACCCTGAACCTGGATGGGGCGCTGCAGGTGCGCGTGACCAAGGTGGGGCTGGATTCCTTCCTCAACCAGGTCGTGCGGCTCATGAGCCAGATTGCCGAGCGCAAACCCCCGGTGGAGCTGCTGGCCGACAAGCTCATGAACTACTACGGTCCGGTGGTCTTTATCGTGGCGGGCCTGGCCTTCGCGGCCTGGGCGCTGCTAACCGGCGACTACAACAAGGCGACGCTGGCCCTGGTCACGACCATCATCATGGGCTACCCCTGCGCCCTGGGCATCACCACGCCCATGCTCGCGGCCATTGCCGGCGGCAAGGGCATTTCCATCGGCCTGCTGGTGAAAGCCAGCGAGGTGTTCTACGGCCTTTCCATTGTCGATACGCTGGTGTTCGACAAAACCGGCACGCTCACCTACGGCCGGCCCACGGTCACCGACGTGGAAGTGATTAAGGGCGAGCGCCTGGACGCGCTGGCGCTGCTAGCCGCCGTGGAACGGCAGAGCGAGCACCCGTTGGGGCAGGCCATCGGCTTCTTTGCCAAGAAAGAAGGCGCGGTGGAGCTGGCCACCGAGCAGTTCCGCGCCACGCCGGGCAAGGGCGTTTCGGCCCTGGTCAGCGGCACGGAAGTACTGGCCGGCAAGCCCGGCTTTATTCAGGAGCGCGGCGTAATGTTTAGCGCCGCCGTGCAAAGCCGCATCGCGGCGCTGGACGCGGCGGGCAAAACGGTGGTGGTGCTGGCCCGGGCCGGCGAAGTGCTGGCCCTGGTGGCGCTGCAGGACACGCCCCGCCGGGGCGCCGAGCACGTCATGGCCCGCCTGGCCCAGAAGAACATCCGCACCGTCATGCTCACCGGCGACGCCACCGGCGCGGCGCAGGCCATCGGCCGGGCGCTGGGCATCGACGAGATTCACGCCCAATTGCTGCCGGCTGATAAAGTGGCCATCATCGAAAAGCTGCAGGGGCAGGGCCGCAAAGTGGCCATGGTGGGCGACGGCATCAACGACGCCCCCGCCCTGGCGCAGGCCGAGGTGGGCATTGCCATCGGGGCGGGCACCGACGTGGCCATCGAGTCGGCCGGCGTCATCCTCATCGGCGACCGGCTGGACGACGTGGTCAACGCCCTCGTGCTGGGCAAGGCCAGTTACCGGACCATGACCGGCAACGTGCTCGTGGCCGTGCTCTTCAACGTGGTGGGCATGAGCCTGGCGGCGCTGGGCTACATTACCCCCGTGCTGGCCATTGCGGTGATGATAGTCAGCATCTTCACTATCCTGCTCAACACGCTGCGCATCCGCACCATTAAGCTGGACCGAGGCCAGGAAACTCCCCCCGAGGCCAGCACGCTGGCCCAAGTGGAATTCAGCGTGCCCAACATGGTCTGCGAGGGCTGCGCGGGGGCCATCAGTGCCAAGCTCACCAAGCTGCCCGGTGTGCAGGAAGTGAAACCGAAGGTGGCGCAGAAGCAGGTGTACGTGCAGTACCAGCCTGGGCAAGTCAAGCAGCAGCAGCTGGTGGAAGCGCTGGCCGAATCCGGCTTTACCGCCGTGGAAGTATGAGGACTCCAGGAGTACAGGATACCCCTGCCACCAATGCCGCAACAGGGGCTTCGTCGCCGCGGTTGCTGTGGGCTTTGGCGGCGGCCACCTTCGTGGTCTTTTTTCAGGCCTACATGGTGGCGCCCCTGATTCCGCGCCTGGCCACGCTCTTTGGGGTGGAAGCGCAGGCGGTGGGGCTGGCGGTGCCCGCTTACCTGATTCCTTACGGCGTGGCTACGCTGTTTTACGGCCTGCTGGCCGACCGGCTGGGGCCGCCGCGCATCCTGCTCGGCAGTTTGCTGGCTTTCGTGGGGCTCACGGCGTTGACGGCCACGGCTTCCTCGTCTGGTGCCTTGGTGGGCTGGCGGCTGGTCACCGGCCTGGGCGCAAGCGGCGTGGTGCCCATGGCGCTGGTGCTCGTGAGCAAGCGCTTTGCCTACGGCGAGCGCGGCCGGGCGCTGGGCTGGCTGTTTGGGGCCATGGCTGGCGGCAGCGCGTTTGGTTCTACGCTGGGCGTGCTGCTGGAACCTTACGTGGGCTGGCGGGCCCTGTTTCTGGGCGTGGCCGCCGCGGGCCTGCTCGTCTGGTTCGTTGTTCGGCGGAGCCTGGTGCCTCCGACCACCCCGGCTCCGCCGCCCGCCGCGCCGTCCCCCTGGCGGACCGTGGTGGCGGGCTACGGGCAGCTGCTGGGCAGCGGGCGCGGGGCACGTACCTACGTCTACGTACTGTTGAACAGCATTTTCCACGGCGGCGTGTTTACCTGGTTAGCGCTGTATTTCCAGCAACGCTTTGGGCTGGGTGAAATCGGCATCGGGCTGGCGCTGGTGGGCTACGGCCTGCCGGGCTTTCTGCTGGGGCCGTTCATCGGGCGGCTGGCCGACCGCTGGGGCCGGCGCTGGCTGATTCCGGCCGGGCTGGCCATCAGTGCCCTGGCCACGCTGCTGCTGCGGGCCGACCTGCCGCTGGCAGTTGCCGTGCTGGCCGTGACGGTGCTTTCGCTGGGCTACGATTTGACGCAGCCGCTGCTGGCCGCCATTGTCACGGACGTGGGCAAGGAGCGGCCCGGGCAGGCCATGGGCCTGAACGTGTTCGCCCTGTTCGTGGGCTTCGGCATGGGCAGCTGGCTGTTCGGCGAAGCCCTGCGCACGGGCTTGCCCGCCGCGCTTCTGTATTTCACCGTTTTCGAAGCGGGACTGGCCCTGGCGGCGGTCCGCTTGTTCCGCACTGAAACCCGGGCGCCGGCACCGGCTTGACCGAAGCTCCAACCAGTCTTCTCTAATTTACTACTTCCTCATTCCCTCCCCATGTTCGCATTCAACGCCTCTAAATCCGTCCTGTTGGGCGCCCTGTTTACCCTGAGCCTAGCCACGTCCGCCTGCGGTCAGCAAACGCCTTCGCAGGCAGCGCCGGCGGCTAAAACACCCGCCCAGCTAGTGGGCTACACCACCGCCACGCTGCCCATCGAAGGCATGTCCTGCGGCTCGTGCGTCTCCAACGTGAAGCAGACCCTCAAGGGCCTCGACGGCATCTCGACGGTGGCCGTGAGCCTGGAGCAGCGCACGGCCACGGTGGCCTACGACCCCAAAAAGGTCAAGCCCGAGCAGATTCAGGCCGCCGTCAACGCCAAGGGCTACAAGGCCGGCGCGCTGACCACCGTCACCGGCAAATGAGCTTAGAAGATTTCCTGCACGAGTCGGCCGCGTCGCTGGCCGGCGGCCTGGGCTTCTCCGCTCTGCTGGCCGTGGTGGCCGGCGTGGTGGCCTGCAGCGTGTGCCCGTGCTCGCTGCCCGTGGGCCTCGGGCTGGCGGGCCTGGTGAGCACGAACTCGGAAACGGCCAGCAAGCGCAGCGGGTTGCCCGTGGCGGTGGCCTTCTTCCTGGGCATCGTGGTGAGTTTGACGGTGCTCGGGGCCGTGGCCGGCCGGCTGGGCGTCATCCTGACCGAGTCCTTTGGGCGGTACTGGGCCCTGGCCATGGCGGGCATTTCGCTGCTGGCCGCGGTTGTGGCTTTCTACGGGCCCTACCTGAAACCCCACCAGCTGCAAACCCTGCGCAAACCGGGGCTAAGCGGCACGTTCGTGTACGGCTTCATCTTTAGCCTGGGCACCTCGGCCGCGCCGCTGCTGCTGCTGCTGGCCGTGGCGGCGGGGCAGGCCAGCGTGGGGCGGGGGCTGCTGCTGGCCCTGGCCTTTGGCATCGGCCGGGGCCTACCGTTTCTGCTGGCCGGCGTGTTTGCCAAGTCGCTGACGGCGCTGGCGCAGTCGACCCGCTGGCGGCGGGGCATCCAGCTGGTGAGCGGCATCGCCCTGCTGTTTGTGAGCGGCTACTACGTGCGGGTGTTCGTCAACTTGCTCGACAACTAAGCCAGCTGACTATTAAGATAGGGGCGGTGGGGAAGCGAAATCCTGCAACTCCCCTGCTTAATTCTGCACCATCTGCGCGCACGCCCCCGCCGGGCGCGCTGTTACTTACTTGAAACGGCCGCTGCTGGCTCCACCTTCTTCTCTCTTATGAACACGCTTCAATTCAAAACCAACATCAACTGCGCCAACTGCGTCCGCGCGGTGACGCCGACCCTGAACGGGGAGCCCGCCATTGCTTCCTGGCAAGTGGACACGGAGAACCCCAACAAGGTGCTAACCGTGACCACCGACCTAAGCGAGGCGCAGGTCCTGGCGCTTGTGGCCGACGCCGGGTTCCAGGCCGAGAAAGCCTAACCGACGCAACGCTTTTACTTAACGGCGCCCGGTCCGTTCTCCCGCTAACATCATCCGCTGGGCCGGGCTGTTGCGTTTTAACCACCCAGCCAGGAAAGGCAAAGCGTTGATGTTCAGTGCTGCGGTGCTGCTCTCTGGCGGTGTCCTGTTCGGCTTTACCAGCCCGACCGCTGCCGACTGCCCCCTGAAAGGCACCCCCGAGTGCCCCTTGGTGAAAAACTGCCCGGACAAGGGCACGGCCTGCACGTTGGCAGGTGTGCCCGCTTGCTGCACCAAAAAATAGGTAGCTAGTCATTCGCTTGAAATAGGCTTGAGCCGTGTCGTCCATGCAGTTGCGCGGCGCCGGCTCAGGCTTTTTTTTGGCCTTGTGAAAAATATTTTCCTTATGTCGTAAACTTGCGACATAATATGTCGTATATTTACGACATAGTTACTGACCTCTTTATGACAACCGCGAAAACCACGGCCTTTACGACTGAGCAACAGCAGCTGGCCCGCGTGGCCAAAGCCCTGGCTCACCCCGCCCGGGTGGCCATCATTCAGTTGCTGGCCAGTAAGCAAACCTGCATTTCCGGGGACATTGCGGCGGAGTTGCCGCTCTCGCGCACCACCGTCTTTCAGCACCTGCAGGAGCTGAAAGCCCTGGACCTGATTCGCGGGGAAATTGATGGCCTCACCGTCTGTTACTGTTTGAATACCGAACTGCTGCGCCAGGTGCACCAGCAATTCACGGCCTTTTTCATCGAGGCCACGACGAGCGCGGCCTGCGGGCCGGCCGACGCCTGTGGCTGCTAACCATATCCTTCACCAAACCGCTCCAACCCATGAAAATCTCCGAAATGAAGCAGTCCCTGGCCGGACTCGACGCCGTTAACTT is a window encoding:
- a CDS encoding ISAs1 family transposase, encoding MLNQLLASFATLPDPRCAGRTRHRLLDMLVIAVCAVVAGAETWVDIAYYGQLKQSWLATFLDLPGGIPSHDTFRRVFSLLDPQQVEQCFRQWMATVAPPLPREVVAVDGKTLRRSFDRGRAQGPLHVVSAFATEQGLSLGQVAVTGKGQELTAIPVLLRTLHLTNTIVTLDALGCQQAIARQLLAQQADYILALKGNQGRYHRAVKAYCHACCVESWAAYPADYDAFDRRHGRWVRRRAWVLPLGKELAGLHAWPGLRAIIVVETIRSVQHQPGTRAEWRYYLTSCADAPAVLIQAIRRHWAIENSLHWVLDVVFREDEARSRDRVATRNFAVLRKLAFNLLQQGKHPPGSLRTRRRNAGWSDNYLTQLLTRARQNDRATAP
- a CDS encoding heavy-metal-associated domain-containing protein; protein product: MNTLQFKTNINCANCVRAVTPTLNGEPAIASWQVDTENPNKVLTVTTDLSEAQVLALVADAGFQAEKA
- a CDS encoding MFS transporter; its protein translation is MRTPGVQDTPATNAATGASSPRLLWALAAATFVVFFQAYMVAPLIPRLATLFGVEAQAVGLAVPAYLIPYGVATLFYGLLADRLGPPRILLGSLLAFVGLTALTATASSSGALVGWRLVTGLGASGVVPMALVLVSKRFAYGERGRALGWLFGAMAGGSAFGSTLGVLLEPYVGWRALFLGVAAAGLLVWFVVRRSLVPPTTPAPPPAAPSPWRTVVAGYGQLLGSGRGARTYVYVLLNSIFHGGVFTWLALYFQQRFGLGEIGIGLALVGYGLPGFLLGPFIGRLADRWGRRWLIPAGLAISALATLLLRADLPLAVAVLAVTVLSLGYDLTQPLLAAIVTDVGKERPGQAMGLNVFALFVGFGMGSWLFGEALRTGLPAALLYFTVFEAGLALAAVRLFRTETRAPAPA
- a CDS encoding heavy metal translocating P-type ATPase — its product is MFNNTQQYKNDEDLFEVIKQRGTIGMVLSAIDLLVDPLNLFGLPAQTRGYFSLTVALVVLFWVGYPILRKTLMALSQRVINANVLLSAGAWGSFIIGSLSLTDARWPNFLPVAAWLMSLHLFFAYFKLDTRKKASEAVRKLLSLQPPRARVLRGDQAVEVLTSDVAVGELVEVRPGERLPLDGEVVSGQASVDESSFTGESVPATKEAGSKVIGGTLNLDGALQVRVTKVGLDSFLNQVVRLMSQIAERKPPVELLADKLMNYYGPVVFIVAGLAFAAWALLTGDYNKATLALVTTIIMGYPCALGITTPMLAAIAGGKGISIGLLVKASEVFYGLSIVDTLVFDKTGTLTYGRPTVTDVEVIKGERLDALALLAAVERQSEHPLGQAIGFFAKKEGAVELATEQFRATPGKGVSALVSGTEVLAGKPGFIQERGVMFSAAVQSRIAALDAAGKTVVVLARAGEVLALVALQDTPRRGAEHVMARLAQKNIRTVMLTGDATGAAQAIGRALGIDEIHAQLLPADKVAIIEKLQGQGRKVAMVGDGINDAPALAQAEVGIAIGAGTDVAIESAGVILIGDRLDDVVNALVLGKASYRTMTGNVLVAVLFNVVGMSLAALGYITPVLAIAVMIVSIFTILLNTLRIRTIKLDRGQETPPEASTLAQVEFSVPNMVCEGCAGAISAKLTKLPGVQEVKPKVAQKQVYVQYQPGQVKQQQLVEALAESGFTAVEV
- a CDS encoding ParA family protein → MKIIVFANHKGGVGKTTSTLSVAQTLARDGYRVLLIDCDAQRNLSLAFRLPAGYPDLGLVLEKKAQLTDVVLAIEEHLHLVAATPDLDYLEKMVGQQLGYESILRKGLAPLQDQYDYCLIDTPPSLSALTYMALVACNAVFIPCQPEYFGYEGLNKLMQACERVKDLYNPNLTIGGIFFTKYSSRYRKKLHHDIVALIDSKYSEAKLLMETTIRENVSLAEAQIKKQSIYRWAPESNGATDYESLTQEIIARV
- a CDS encoding recombinase family protein, with protein sequence MRTYIAYYRVSTARQGASGLGLESQQYLVQSYVPAGGRLLQEFIEVESGKKNNRPQLKAALAAAKQQGATLLIAKLDRLSRNAGFIFALRDSGVDFLACDMPDANTLTVGIFAVIAQHERETISKRTKDALQAKKARGQQLGSPQNLTQEARLKGAAARRQQRQRTPQNQQATSLVVLLRAQGLTFRQIAAHLNAAMFRTAAGKKYAAMTVQRLFRYSSTIATGQPGPVSNPL
- a CDS encoding cytochrome c biogenesis CcdA family protein; translation: MSLEDFLHESAASLAGGLGFSALLAVVAGVVACSVCPCSLPVGLGLAGLVSTNSETASKRSGLPVAVAFFLGIVVSLTVLGAVAGRLGVILTESFGRYWALAMAGISLLAAVVAFYGPYLKPHQLQTLRKPGLSGTFVYGFIFSLGTSAAPLLLLLAVAAGQASVGRGLLLALAFGIGRGLPFLLAGVFAKSLTALAQSTRWRRGIQLVSGIALLFVSGYYVRVFVNLLDN
- a CDS encoding heavy-metal-associated domain-containing protein; the protein is MFAFNASKSVLLGALFTLSLATSACGQQTPSQAAPAAKTPAQLVGYTTATLPIEGMSCGSCVSNVKQTLKGLDGISTVAVSLEQRTATVAYDPKKVKPEQIQAAVNAKGYKAGALTTVTGK
- a CDS encoding DDE-type integrase/transposase/recombinase, translated to MNLITSSQANWHPSRRFSPVCLTTPISGVLGFSRQAYYQHHTRQWSSEEREHYVLEQVAQLRQEHGRMGGRKLYHLLEQNLRQQGIKMGRDALFSLLAAHNLLIRKRRRKALTTFSRHRFRKYPNLIRELTPLRPNQVWVADITYWFTQAGCLYISLLTDAYSRRIMGFAVAETLATVHACRALQMALRQISKRVGRNLIHHSDRGIQYCSQEYLRAYASKSRRCSEG
- a CDS encoding ArsR/SmtB family transcription factor — translated: MTTAKTTAFTTEQQQLARVAKALAHPARVAIIQLLASKQTCISGDIAAELPLSRTTVFQHLQELKALDLIRGEIDGLTVCYCLNTELLRQVHQQFTAFFIEATTSAACGPADACGC
- a CDS encoding replication initiation protein codes for the protein MPTKSPLIPIVDKTVAQHNALINARFSFVPLEMRLFISLLTRIEPGDEQFREHFVPMAEIIHERTGGSAYDEVKQMCNNITSRRLYIEKLIDTQQGTRKRSKKPDFEFIPLMAKAAYESDRGGVVASFNPLIMPYLLQLRESGNFTLAQLEQLNKLKSFYSYRIYWLLKEYATFKERTITIAQLRFLLDLQEGEYPRFNNLRTRILDKAQTEMQQTDMPFTYELQKQGKVVSEVKFLLAAPHNGEVMPTKSPLVEVPAWARTLAEIGVGERSLAVVHRQLEAGEYEVDYIAYVIRIVTNQFRKGKIKKPAGAIYKALIEKYLLVDYQQAKAAAGTKKRH